A DNA window from Ipomoea triloba cultivar NCNSP0323 chromosome 10, ASM357664v1 contains the following coding sequences:
- the LOC116031775 gene encoding vegetative cell wall protein gp1 codes for MMDLKCAAVVAFVCLIVAGVGGQAPPAPPTSTPAPPTPTTQAPPTPATPNPPAPPTPTATPAPPTPTATPAPPTPTSSPPPNTTPPTPPAQAPPASSPPPVVTSPPASPPPTPPASPPPVTTPPASPPPSSPPPAPASPPPTPPSPPPPTPSPPPPAAPTPSPLASPAPAPDLKKPKKKSPAPSPSTFSPPLPPSGAPAPSLGSLSPAPSATDQSGAERIRTVKKMAASMVAFGAINLLLL; via the exons ATGATGGATTTGAAATGCGCTGCCGTGGTGGCATTTGTGTGCTTGATCGTGGCGGGAGTTGGTGGCCAAGCGCCGCCGGCTCCTCCCACGTCAACTCCGGCGCCGCCTACTCCTACCACCCAGGCGCCGCCTACTCCGGCCACTCCTAACCCTCCGGCGCCGCCAACTCCAACCGCGACTCCGGCTCCTCCCACTCCGACCGCCACACCGGCGCCGCCAACACCCACTTCTTCTCCTCCACCCAACACCACGCCACCCACGCCGCCGGCTCAAGCGCCGCCGGCTTCCTCTCCGCCTCCCGTCGTGACATCACCGCCGGCTTCACCGCCGCCAACTCCGCCGGCGTCTCCCCCACCCGTCACCACACCGCCGGCCAGCCCTCCGCCGTCAAGTCCTCCTCCGGCCCCCGCTAGCCCCCCGCCGACTCCCCCATCTCCACCGCCGCCAACTCCTTCCCCGCCACCTCCGGCAGCTCCTACACCTTCCCCTCTCGCATCTCCGGCTCCGGCTCCCGACCTTAAGAAGCCCAAGAAGAAGAGTCCGGCACCGTCGCCTTCCACATTCAGTCCCCCATTACCCCCGTCCGGAGCTCCGGCCCCGAGCCTGGGATCTCTCTCTCCTGCTCCATCCGCTACAGATCAG AGTGGAGCAGAGCGCATTAGGACAGTGAAGAAGATGGCGGCGAGCATGGTGGCGTTTGGCGCCATTAATTTGCTGCTACTTTAG
- the LOC116032886 gene encoding uncharacterized protein LOC116032886, giving the protein MERKQGFFSALKEEVVRSLSPARSRAKSPARSGSPLSKLLWRKKSSGSCSSHFVVNSDSLISRSGSLRPLGETLTPLMEGPDPDGGVVGESKRVGSGLGQWMKGQLSRTPSVALNGYSRRSDLRLLLGVMGAPLAPVHVSTADPLPHLSIKDTPIETSSAQYILQQYTAASGGQKLQHSIKNAYVMGKVRMLASEIETPTKVVKNRNVARAAESGGFVLWKMNPDMWYVELAVGGSKVHAGCNGKLVWRHTPWIGAHTAKGPVRPLRRALQGLDPRTTASLFTNARCIGEKKINGEDCFILKLCADPHTLKARSEGPAEIIRHVLFGYFSQKTGLLVHMEDSHLTRIQTNGGDAVYWETTINSFLDDYRPVEGIMIAHSGHSVVTLFRFGEMAMSHTKTRMEEAWTIEEVAFNVPGLSVDCFIPPADLRSGTLSEACELPQDEKGKSSAAVAAYCAKVAALETTHEGSVDNVVWKVEI; this is encoded by the exons ATGGAGCGGAAGCAAGGGTTCTTCTCGGCGTTAAAGGAGGAAGTGGTTAGGAGCTTATCGCCGGCGCGATCAAGGGCGAAGAGTCCGGCTAGAAGCGGGTCGCCTCTCTCTAAGCTGCTATGGAGAAAGAAGAGTAGTGGTAGCTGTAGCAGTCATTTTGTTGTGAACTCCGACTCGTTGATTTCGAGATCGGGAAGTCTTAGGCCGCTCGGCGAGACGCTGACGCCGTTGATGGAGGGCCCTGATCCGGACGGCGGGGTCGTCGGGGAGTCGAagcgggtcgggtcgggtttgGGCCAGTGGATGAAGGGACAGCTGTCTCGGACCCCCTCTGTCGCGTTAAACGGTTACAGCCGCCGGTCTGATCTCCGGCTCTTACTTGGGGTCATGGGTGCGCCTCTCGCCCCGGTGCACGTTAGCACCGCTGACCCCCTCCCTCATCTCAGTATCAAAGACACTCCCATT GAAACTTCATCTGCTCAATATATATTGCAGCAATATACTGCAGCATCTGGGGGGCAGAAGTTGCAGCATTCGATAAAGAATGCTTATGTAATGGGGAAGGTTAGGATGTTGGCTTCAGAAATTGAGACTCCGACGAAGGTGGTGAAGAATAGGAATGTTGCGAGAGCTGCTGAGTCTGGCGGGTTTGTGCTGTGGAAAATGAATCCTGACATGTGGTACGTGGAGCTTGCGGTTGGTGGGAGCAAGGTTCATGCGGGTTGTAATGGAAAGCTTGTTTGGAGACACACGCCGTGGATTGGAGCTCACACTGCAAAAGGTCCGGTTAGGCCATTGCGAAGAGCCCTTCAG GGTCTGGATCCGAGAACCACTGCTAGTTTGTTTACCAATGCTCGGTGCATAGGAGAGAAGAAAATCAACGGGGAGGACTGCTTCATCCTCAAGCTCTGTGCTGATCCTCATACGCTCAAGGCCAGAAGTGAAGGGCCTGCAGAGATCATAAGGCATGTCCTGTTTGGCTACTTTAGTCAGAAAACCGGGCTTCTCGTTCACATGGAGGATTCACATCTTACCCGCATCCAAACAAATGGCGGGGATGCTGTTTACTGGGAGACGACTATAAACTCTTTCTTAGACGATTACCGTCCTGTTGAAGGGATCATGATTGCCCACTCCGGGCATTCTGTCGTGACACTATTCCGTTTCGGGGAGATGGCCATGAGCCATACCAAAACCAGGATGGAGGAAGCGTGGACTATTGAAGAGGTCGCCTTCAATGTCCCGGGCTTATCAGTAGACTGTTTCATTCCACCTGCTGATTTAaggtcaggaactttaagtgaaGCGTGCGAACTTCCTCAGGACGAAAAGGGTAAGAGCTCTGCTGCCGTTGCAGCTTACTGTGCCAAGGTTGCTGCTCTCGAGACAACCCACGAAGGCAGTGTCGATAATGTTGTCTGGAAGGTGGAAATCTGA
- the LOC116032170 gene encoding thioredoxin domain-containing protein 9 homolog, with amino-acid sequence MENPVKEIIEKQVLTVAKAVEDKLDEEIAALDRLDLDDIEVLRERRLQQMKKMAEKRSRWMSLGHGEYSEIQSEKDFFSVVKASERVVCHFYRENWPCKVVDKHLSILAKQHIETRFVKIHAEKSPYLAEKLRIVVLPTLALVKNAKVEDYVVGFDELGGRDDFSTEELEERLAKAEVIHFEGESSLRASKLKSQSRSVRQSSNADSSDSE; translated from the exons ATGGAGAATCCGGTTAAAGag ATAATTGAGAAGCAAGTGTTGACGGTAGCGAAGGCCGTGGAGGATAAGCTCGATGAAGAGATTGCGGCATTAGATCGGCTAGATCTCGATGATATAGAGGTGTTGAGGGAGCGCAGACTGCAGCAGATGAAGAAAATGGCGGAGAAGCGGAGCCGGTGGATGTCTCTCGGCCACGGAGAGTATTCGGAGATTCAGTCCGAGAAAGATTTCTTCTCCGTAGTTAAGGCTAGTGAGCGAGTTGTCTGCCATTTCTACCGCGAGAATTGGCCTTGCAAG GTTGTGGATAAGCATTTGAGTATATTGGCAAAACAGCATATAGAGACACGCTTTGTTAAAATTCATGCAGAGAAAAGTCCATACTTGGCCGAGAAGCTGAGGATTGTTGTTCTCCCAACACTTGCCCTCGTAAAAAATGCTAAAGTGGAGGATTATGTG GTTGGATTTGATGAGCTTGGCGGAAGAGACGATTTTAGCACAGAGGAACTAGAAGAGAGGTTAGCCAAAGCTGAAGTTATCCATTTTGAGGGTGAATCGTCTTTGCGTGCATCAAAACTTAAATCGCAATCTAGGAGTGTACGCCAAAGCTCAAATGCAGACTCATCTGACTCAGAGTAA
- the LOC116032169 gene encoding pentatricopeptide repeat-containing protein At5g02860, producing MAGKLSLPSLLPNPTPRKPFFQEPQLLSTASPPLSPPPPLAPLIQELLHRPNSIHPPPVPRTRRRIGKYPDFNKGKPWAHHRVSLQGQQALKALTDSAETIDEVMITLFNSHRQESSELCVESLSLDILGVIKGLRHYKKCDLALSVFEWVRNSPNSEALLNGSVIAVIVSILGKEGRVSAASSLLNDLQKSGFRVDVYAYTSLITALSGNRRYREAAMVFERMEEEGCKASLVTYNAILNVYGKMGMPWNKIMGVFRDLKNSGVSPDAYTYNTLIACCRRGCLHEEAEGVLEEMKVAGFVPDKVTYNALLDVYGKSGRPKEAMEVLREMEENGFSAGVVSYNSLISAYARGGLMEEAMELKGRMMGKGIRPDVFTFTTLLSGFEKAGKYESAVKIFEEMRNAGCKPNICTFNALIKVYGNQGKFVEMMKIFDDIKALGCSPDIVTWNSLLAVFGQNGMGSEVSGVFEEMKRAGFAAERDTFNTLISAYSRCGAFDQAMVVYNRMVEEGVVPDLSTYNTVLAALARGGLWEQSEKVIAEMKDARCKPNEVTYSSLLHAYANGKEVQKVHALAENIYSGIIEPCVVLLKTLVLVYSKNNLLVETERAFLELRRRGFSPDITTLNALLSIYGRKQMVAKANEILSFMNERGLAPSLATCNCLMYMYSQSDNYKQSEQILRDISRKGIKPDVISYNTVICAYCRNGQMGDALRVLTEMKEARIVPDVITYNTFVARYAADAMFVEAIDVVRYMIKNGCKPNENTYNPIVDSYCKLDRKDEAVMFIKSLCKLNPHSTKEEECRFLEQLTIK from the coding sequence ATGGCGGGTAAGCTATCTCTTCCTTCTCTGTTACCAAACCCAACACCCCGGAAGCCTTTCTTCCAAGAACCCCAGCTCTTATCCACCGCTTCACCTCCACTATCGCCGCCGCCCCCCTTAGCTCCTCTAATCCAAGAACTCCTACACCGCCCCAACTCAATCCACCCGCCCCCCGTCCCAAGAACGCGCCGCCGAATTGGGAAATATCCCGACTTTAACAAGGGGAAGCCATGGGCCCACCACCGCGTCTCCCTGCAAGGTCAGCAAGCTCTGAAAGCCCTAACAGATTCTGCTGAAACAATTGACGAGGTAATGATTACCTTATTCAATTCCCATAGACAAGAATCCTCGGAATTGTGTGTTGAATCCCTTTCCCTTGACATATTGGGGGTTATTAAGGGTTTAAGGCACTATAAAAAATGCGACTTGGCATTGTCTGTGTTTGAATGGGTTCGGAATTCCCCCAATTCGGAAGCTTTATTGAATGGGTCTGTCATTGCAGTGATTGTTAGCATTCTTGGAAAAGAGGGTCGAGTTTCGGCTGCCTCTTCGTTGCTTAACGATTTGCAGAAATCTGGTTTTCGGGTTGATGTTTATGCATATACTTCTTTGATAACTGCTTTGAGTGGTAATAGGAGGTACAGAGAGGCTGCAATGGTGTTTGAGAGAATGGAGGAGGAAGGGTGCAAGGCTAGTTTGGTTACTTATAACGCGATTTTGAATGTGTATGGGAAAATGGGCATGCCATGGAATAAGATCATGGGTGTGTTTCGGGATTTGAAGAACTCCGGGGTTTCTCCCGATGCTTACACGTATAATACTCTCATTGCTTGTTGCCGACGAGGGTGTTTGCACGAGGAAGCAGAAGGGGTACTTGAGGAGATGAAGGTTGCAGGGTTTGTTCCTGATAAGGTTACTTATAATGCGTTGTTGGATGTGTATGGGAAGTCCGGTAGGCCTAAGGAAGCCATGGAGGTTTTGCGTGAGATGGAGGAGAATGGGTTCTCGGCTGGTGTTGTGAGTTACAATTCCTTGATATCTGCCTATGCTAGGGGTGGTTTGATGGAGGAAGCGATGGAACTAAAAGGTCGGATGATGGGTAAAGGGATTAGGCCGGATGTGTTTACTTTCACGACTCTGTTGTCTGGGTTTGAGAAGGCTGGGAAGTATGAATCTGCGGTGAAGATCTTTGAAGAGATGAGGAATGCGGGTTGTAAACCAAATATCTGTACTTTTAATGCGCTGATTAAGGTCTACGGCAACCAGGGTAAGTTCGTTGAAATGATGAAGATCTTTGATGATATTAAGGCGTTAGGATGTTCCCCAGATATTGTTACTTGGAATTCTCTTCTCGCTGTGTTTGGGCAGAATGGGATGGGTTCTGAGGTTTCGGGGGTGTTTGAGGAAATGAAGAGAGCAGGGTTTGCAGCCGAAAGGGACACATTCAACACATTGATCAGTGCATATAGTCGATGTGGAGCTTTTGATCAGGCCATGGTTGTATACAACAGAATGGTCGAGGAGGGGGTCGTGCCAGATCTTTCAACCTACAATACCGTTCTAGCAGCATTGGCCCGGGGAGGGCTATGGGAACAGTCCGAGAAAGTGATTGCAGAGATGAAAGATGCAAGGTGCAAACCCAACGAAGTGACCTATAGCTCCTTGCTTCATGCTTATGCAAACGGGAAAGAGGTTCAAAAGGTCCATGCTCTTGCAGAAAATATATACTCCGGCATTATTGAGCCTTGTGTTGTGCTCTTGAAAACCCTCGTTTTAGTTTATAGCAAAAACAACCTTTTGGTGGAAACAGAACGAGCTTTCCTGGAGTTGAGAAGGCGAGGCTTCTCCCCAGACATAACCACTCTAAACGCCCTGCTTTCCATATATGGGCGGAAGCAAATGGTTGCCAAGGCCAACGAGATACTGAGCTTCATGAACGAGAGGGGTCTCGCTCCAAGTTTGGCAACATGCAATTGCTTGATGTACATGTACAGCCAGTCCGATAACTACAAGCAGTCTGAACAAATACTGAGAGATATTTCGAGGAAAGGCATCAAACCAGATGTCATTTCTTACAACACCGTTATCTGTGCATACTGCAGGAATGGCCAAATGGGAGATGCCTTGCGAGTCCTCACAGAAATGAAGGAAGCCAGGATCGTTCCTGATGTGATCACATACAATACCTTTGTTGCCAGGTACGCAGCAGATGCAATGTTTGTCGAAGCCATAGATGTGGTTAGGTACATGATAAAGAATGGCTGTAAACCAAATGAGAACACATACAACCCCATTGTAGACTCTTACTGTAAGCTTGACAGGAAAGACGAGGCTGTGATGTTCATCAAAAGCCTCTGTAAGCTTAACCCCCATTCCACCAAGGAGGAAGAGTGTAGATTTTTGGAACAATTGACAATAAAATGA
- the LOC116033587 gene encoding uncharacterized protein LOC116033587, with the protein MAAALYSSSFSALFSRSYLSPPRPSLSHSSSLSAPFYSLRFTKPSHKPRFFKTTVAFAASASSSDDFTAGHQNSQSKKSGISNLIQDIEPLDVSIIQKDVPLTTIDAMKRTISGMLGLLPSDQFQVLIEALWEPLSKLLVSSMMTGYTLRNAEYRLCLERNLEIYDNKQKPEDFKSEGEDMQLIRNEFENIPRQQSLPMSEKKSDSKFDIPDFGKMSPEAQQYIWSLQTRLASIKKELREVKRKSAALQMQQFVGEEKNDLLDYLRSLQPEKVAELSEPTSLEVKEAIHSVVHGLLATLSPRMHSKAPDLADNTSAGTVNIGAEDCIDLIENTSLQFQPMISLTRDYLARLLFWCMLLGHYIRGLEYRLELMELLSLPNGIQKDGSSIDQVD; encoded by the exons ATGGCGGCAGCCTTATACTCCTCTTCCTTCTCCGCGCTCTTTTCCCGTTCTTATCTCTCCCCGCCCCGCCCTTCGCTGTCGCACTCTTCTTCCCTTTCCGCGCCTTTCTATTCTCTTCGATTCACCAAACCATCTCATAAACCTCGTTTCTTCAAAACCACTGTGGCTTTCGCTGCTTCAGCTTCTTCCTCTGACGATTTCACTGCCGGCCATCAAAATTCTCAATCTAAG AAATCAGGCATCTCAAATTTGATACAAGATATAGAGCCTTTGGATGTTAGTATTATACAAAAAGATGTTCCTCTCACTACCATAGATGCCATGAAGAGGACTATATCAGGCATGCTGGGATTGCTTCCATCTGACCAATTTCAGGTTCTTATTGAAGCGTTATGGGAACCACTCTCCAAATTGTTGGTCTCTTCTATGATGACTGG GTACACACTGCGGAATGCTGAATACAGGCTTTGTCTTGAAAGAAACCTTGAAATATATGATAATAAACAAAAACCTGAAGATTTCAAGTCTGAAGGAGAAGACATGCAGCTTATCAGAaatgaatttgaaaatattccaaggcAACAAAGTTTGCCCATGTCTGAGAAAAAGAGtgattcaaaatttgatattcCAGATTTTGGTAAAATGAGTCCAGAAGCTCAACAGTATATATGGAGCTTACAGACACGTTTAGCTTCTATCAAAAAG GAGCTTCGTGAAGTCAAGAGGAAAAGTGCTGCTCTTCAGATGCAACAATTTGTCGGTGAGGAGAAGAATGATTTATTGGACTATCTAAGATCATTGCAACCAGAGAAG GTTGCAGAGCTTTCAGAACCGACATCGCTTGAAGTGAAGGAAGCCATCCATTCTGTAGTCCATGGCCTGTTGGCCACACTTTCCCCTAGAATGCATTCAAAGGCCCCTGATTTGGCAGACAACACCTCTGCTGGCACTGTAAATATTGGAGCCGAAGATTGCATTGATCTCATCGAAAATACTTCCCTTCAATTCCAGCCCATGATTTCATTAACTCGGGATTATCTTGCACGCCTGCTGTTCTG GTGCATGCTACTGGGGCACTACATAAGAGGTCTCGAATATCGCCTAGAGCTTATGGAACTTCTGTCACTGCCAAATGGAATACAGAAAGATGGCTCTAGCATTGATCAAGTTGACTGA